In a single window of the Silvimonas iriomotensis genome:
- the tcdA gene encoding tRNA cyclic N6-threonylcarbamoyladenosine(37) synthase TcdA: protein MDTSFERRFGGIARLYGTAALERFRRAHVCVIGIGGVGTWVVEALARSGIGQLTLIDLDDICVSNTNRQLPAMSGLFGQMKVAAMKERVLAINPECVVNAIEDFVADDNLEAMLGQGYDYVVDAIDSVKTKAAIIHWCRRRKIPLMVTGGAGGQTDPTQIKIDDLSRTTQDPLAAKVRNILRRDYGFPKPGKKFGVDCVYSTEALVYPQADGSVCGTKPQTGDSPVRLDCEGGFGAVTPVTGTFGFIAASRVLRKLADSAMK, encoded by the coding sequence ATGGATACCTCATTCGAACGCCGCTTCGGCGGCATTGCCCGCTTGTATGGCACCGCCGCGCTGGAACGCTTCCGGCGCGCGCATGTGTGCGTGATCGGTATTGGCGGCGTCGGCACGTGGGTGGTTGAGGCGCTGGCGCGTTCCGGCATCGGCCAGTTGACGCTGATTGATCTGGACGACATTTGTGTTTCCAACACCAACCGCCAGTTGCCCGCCATGTCTGGCCTGTTTGGCCAGATGAAAGTGGCGGCCATGAAAGAGCGCGTGCTGGCGATCAACCCGGAGTGTGTCGTCAACGCCATTGAAGACTTTGTGGCTGACGATAATCTGGAAGCCATGCTGGGCCAGGGTTATGACTACGTGGTTGACGCTATCGACAGCGTGAAAACCAAAGCCGCGATCATTCACTGGTGCCGTCGCCGCAAGATTCCGCTGATGGTGACGGGCGGCGCTGGCGGCCAGACCGACCCGACGCAGATCAAGATTGATGATCTGTCGCGCACCACGCAAGACCCGCTGGCGGCCAAAGTGCGCAACATCCTGCGCCGCGATTACGGCTTTCCCAAACCAGGCAAGAAGTTTGGCGTGGACTGCGTGTATTCCACCGAGGCCCTGGTGTACCCGCAGGCCGATGGCAGTGTGTGTGGCACCAAACCGCAAACCGGTGACAGCCCGGTGCGGCTCGATTGCGAGGGTGGCTTTGGCGCGGTGACGCCGGTGACCGGGACGTTCGGCTTTATCGCCGCGTCACGCGTGCTGCGCAAGCTGGCTGATTCCGCCATGAAATAA
- the rimO gene encoding 30S ribosomal protein S12 methylthiotransferase RimO, with translation MSAAAPKVGFVSLGCPKALVDSEQILTQLRAEGYLISASYDDADMVVVNTCGFIDSAVQESLDAIGEALAENGKVIVTGCLGAKGDGDLIRDVHPKVLAVTGPHAKDEVMEQIHVHLPKPHDPFVDLVPAAGIKLTPKHYAYLKISEGCNHRCTFCIIPSMRGDLVSRPVHEVLREAENLAKAGVKELLIISQDTSAYGVDVKYKTGFHNGRPVKTRMTELVEELGRQGIWTRLHYVYPYPHVDEVIPLMAEGKVLPYLDIPFQHANQRILKLMKRPASSANVLERIKAWRAICPDLVIRSTFIVGFPGETEAEFQELLDFLDEAQLDRVGCFTYSPVDGATANDLPDHVPADVAEERKQRFMEKQAAISASRLAAKVGREFTVLVDEIDEEGAVARTYGDAPEIDGLVYFEPAADVKPGDFVKVRITDSDEHDLWAEQVGM, from the coding sequence ATGTCTGCTGCTGCGCCCAAGGTTGGGTTTGTTTCGCTGGGCTGTCCCAAGGCCCTCGTGGATTCCGAACAGATCCTGACCCAGTTGCGGGCCGAGGGTTACCTGATTTCCGCCTCGTACGACGACGCCGATATGGTGGTCGTCAACACCTGTGGTTTTATTGATTCCGCCGTGCAAGAGTCGCTTGATGCGATTGGCGAAGCGCTGGCCGAAAACGGCAAGGTGATTGTCACCGGCTGTCTGGGCGCCAAGGGCGACGGCGATCTGATCCGCGACGTGCACCCGAAAGTGCTGGCCGTGACCGGCCCGCACGCCAAGGATGAGGTGATGGAGCAGATCCACGTGCATCTGCCCAAACCGCATGATCCGTTTGTGGATCTGGTGCCTGCCGCCGGGATCAAGCTCACACCCAAGCACTACGCCTACCTGAAGATTTCCGAAGGCTGTAACCACCGTTGCACCTTCTGCATCATCCCGTCCATGCGCGGTGATCTGGTCAGCCGCCCGGTGCACGAAGTCCTGCGCGAGGCCGAGAACCTGGCCAAGGCCGGCGTGAAAGAACTCTTGATCATTTCGCAAGACACCAGCGCTTATGGCGTGGATGTGAAATACAAGACCGGTTTCCACAATGGCCGTCCGGTGAAAACCCGCATGACCGAACTGGTGGAAGAACTGGGCCGTCAGGGCATCTGGACGCGTCTGCACTATGTGTACCCGTACCCGCACGTGGATGAAGTCATCCCGCTGATGGCCGAAGGCAAGGTGCTGCCGTACCTGGATATCCCGTTCCAGCACGCCAACCAGCGCATTCTGAAACTGATGAAGCGCCCGGCCAGTTCTGCCAACGTGCTCGAACGCATCAAGGCCTGGCGTGCCATTTGCCCGGATCTGGTGATCCGCTCGACCTTCATTGTCGGCTTCCCGGGTGAAACCGAAGCCGAATTCCAGGAATTGCTGGATTTCCTGGATGAAGCGCAGCTTGATCGCGTGGGCTGTTTTACCTATTCGCCGGTCGATGGCGCCACCGCCAACGACCTGCCGGATCACGTGCCGGCCGATGTGGCAGAAGAGCGCAAACAGCGTTTCATGGAAAAGCAGGCCGCCATCTCTGCCAGTCGCCTGGCCGCCAAAGTGGGCCGCGAGTTCACCGTGCTGGTTGACGAGATCGATGAAGAAGGCGCAGTGGCCCGTACCTATGGCGACGCCCCGGAAATTGACGGCCTGGTGTATTTCGAACCGGCTGCCGACGTCAAACCGGGCGACTTTGTAAAAGTACGCATTACCGATTCGGACGAACACGACCTCTGGGCCGAGCAAGTCGGGATGTGA
- the phaR gene encoding polyhydroxyalkanoate synthesis repressor PhaR, with protein sequence MSVEKRVIKKYPNRRLYDTATSCYITLADVKQLVLEQIDVQVLDAKTGEDITRSVLLQIILEEESGGIPMFSYDVLTQIIRFYGHAMQGVMGNYLEKNMQLFTEMQTRLQDQAKASLGGENPMLNPNIWGDFMKFQGPALQSMMGKYLESSTALFVDMQQQLQDRAKHLFTGFGMPGYGRDGAKPDPNEPEPSSPPASDEPPESPAPKRRTTQK encoded by the coding sequence ATGAGTGTTGAAAAACGGGTGATCAAGAAATATCCGAACCGGCGGCTCTACGACACCGCTACCAGCTGTTACATCACGCTGGCTGACGTCAAACAACTGGTACTGGAACAGATCGATGTTCAGGTGCTGGATGCCAAGACGGGCGAAGACATTACGCGTAGCGTGCTGTTGCAGATCATTCTGGAAGAGGAATCGGGTGGTATCCCGATGTTCTCTTACGACGTGCTCACCCAGATCATCCGCTTCTATGGCCATGCCATGCAGGGCGTGATGGGCAACTATCTGGAAAAGAACATGCAGTTGTTCACCGAGATGCAGACGCGCCTGCAAGACCAGGCCAAGGCGTCGCTCGGCGGCGAAAACCCCATGCTCAACCCCAATATCTGGGGCGATTTCATGAAGTTCCAGGGCCCGGCACTGCAAAGCATGATGGGCAAGTATCTGGAAAGCAGCACGGCGCTATTTGTCGATATGCAACAACAGTTGCAAGACCGCGCCAAGCATCTGTTTACCGGCTTTGGTATGCCAGGTTATGGCCGGGACGGCGCCAAGCCCGATCCCAATGAACCAGAGCCTTCCTCGCCGCCTGCCAGCGACGAGCCGCCGGAAAGTCCGGCACCCAAGCGCCGTACGACGCAGAAATAA